One stretch of Lysobacter sp. KIS68-7 DNA includes these proteins:
- a CDS encoding acyltransferase — MFAHAFSALPAWVECDARGFGEGCILRLSDDANAAGMAGRLKLKIARHGGQDVVHRVDIALACESGRVHIHLGHDDANVSFGRGTRGAFNLHLWRTSNVVVGAHTSGNGARIVCDDSDFECGEDCMFSDDVLVQTADQHGIVDVETGRIVNEGRKRTVLGRHVWLGRGSAVLPGVRIGDGAIVGMRSVVTADVPALSIVAGVPARVVGQGRTWSRRPNRLEEWEEAMLAEWRAGQAGALP; from the coding sequence CCTTCTCCGCGTTGCCCGCGTGGGTCGAATGCGATGCGCGCGGATTCGGCGAGGGTTGCATCCTTCGCTTGTCCGACGACGCCAACGCCGCGGGCATGGCCGGGCGCCTGAAGCTGAAGATCGCGCGGCACGGCGGCCAGGACGTCGTGCACCGCGTCGACATCGCACTGGCCTGCGAGAGCGGCCGCGTCCACATCCACCTCGGGCACGACGATGCGAACGTGTCGTTCGGGCGCGGCACGCGCGGCGCATTCAACCTGCACCTGTGGCGCACGTCGAACGTCGTCGTCGGCGCCCATACCAGCGGCAACGGCGCGCGCATCGTGTGCGACGACTCCGACTTCGAATGCGGCGAGGACTGCATGTTCTCCGACGACGTGCTCGTGCAGACGGCGGACCAGCACGGCATCGTCGACGTGGAGACGGGTCGCATCGTCAACGAAGGTCGCAAGCGCACCGTGCTGGGGCGGCATGTCTGGCTCGGTCGCGGCAGTGCGGTGCTTCCCGGCGTGCGCATCGGCGACGGCGCCATCGTGGGCATGCGCAGCGTGGTGACCGCGGATGTTCCGGCGCTGTCGATCGTCGCGGGCGTGCCCGCGCGGGTGGTCGGCCAAGGCCGGACCTGGTCCCGGCGCCCCAACCGCCTCGAGGAATGGGAAGAGGCCATGCTCGCCGAGTGGCGCGCGGGCCAGGCCGGGGCGCTTCCCTGA